The proteins below come from a single Oscillatoria sp. FACHB-1407 genomic window:
- the alr gene encoding alanine racemase, with amino-acid sequence MLSWEHTPSLTPMQRDRAWVEIDRAALAHNVRQLKQWLSPKTDLMAVVKADAYGHGAVTIAQTALQHGATWLGVATIPEGIELREAGIQAPILLLGAANTAEQVRAIAQWHLQPTLCTAKQVLVFSEALDELSLPPLPVHLKIDTGMSRLGAPWQEAAEFAQRVQRAPHLRIASLYSHLATADDPDPTIMQLQHHRFQEAIAQVRAVGIKPPRLHLANSAATLADPKLHYDMVRVGLGLYGLHPAPHLTSTVALRPVLQVKARVTQVKAIAAGTGVSYGYKFIADRDLLLAVVGIGYADGVPRNLSNRLEVLIRGQRVRQIGAITMDQLMLDVSAIPDLQVGEVVTLLGQDGNDYLSADDWATSLNTISWEILCGFKHRLPRLTVNQEKREKSETGERVKDKG; translated from the coding sequence ATGTTGAGTTGGGAACATACGCCGAGCCTGACCCCAATGCAGCGCGATCGCGCCTGGGTTGAGATCGACCGGGCGGCGTTGGCTCACAATGTGCGGCAGTTGAAGCAGTGGCTATCCCCTAAAACCGACCTGATGGCGGTAGTCAAAGCGGATGCCTATGGTCATGGGGCTGTGACAATTGCTCAGACAGCTTTGCAGCATGGGGCGACCTGGCTGGGGGTGGCGACCATTCCAGAGGGGATCGAACTACGAGAAGCTGGAATTCAAGCCCCCATTCTGCTGTTAGGAGCCGCGAACACGGCAGAGCAGGTCAGGGCGATCGCCCAATGGCACCTGCAACCGACCCTTTGTACCGCCAAGCAAGTCCTGGTCTTCTCCGAGGCACTAGACGAGCTATCCCTGCCACCATTACCCGTTCACCTCAAAATTGACACGGGCATGTCTCGCTTAGGTGCCCCCTGGCAGGAAGCTGCCGAGTTTGCCCAACGGGTACAGCGCGCCCCTCACCTCCGCATTGCCAGTCTTTACTCCCATCTGGCAACCGCTGATGATCCCGACCCGACCATCATGCAGTTGCAGCACCACCGCTTTCAAGAGGCGATCGCCCAGGTTCGAGCAGTTGGCATTAAGCCACCTCGTCTGCATCTCGCCAATTCCGCTGCAACGTTGGCTGATCCCAAATTGCACTACGACATGGTGCGGGTGGGCTTGGGCTTATACGGCTTGCATCCGGCTCCTCATCTGACCTCAACCGTTGCGCTGCGCCCGGTGCTGCAAGTCAAGGCACGGGTGACCCAGGTCAAGGCGATCGCCGCAGGCACAGGAGTCAGTTATGGCTACAAGTTCATCGCCGATCGCGACTTGCTGCTGGCTGTCGTGGGGATTGGCTACGCCGACGGAGTGCCCCGCAATCTGTCGAACCGTCTGGAGGTTTTGATCCGAGGGCAACGAGTCCGCCAAATTGGTGCAATCACAATGGATCAACTGATGCTCGATGTCAGTGCCATCCCTGATTTGCAGGTGGGTGAGGTTGTGACGTTGTTAGGGCAGGATGGAAACGATTACCTCTCTGCCGATGATTGGGCAACCAGCCTCAACACAATTTCCTGGGAGATTCTCTGTGGCTTTAAGCATCGTCTACCCCGGTTGACCGTAAATCAGGAAAAGAGAGAAAAGAGTGAAACCGGGGAAAGGGTGAAGGATAAAGGGTAA
- a CDS encoding DHH family phosphoesterase — protein sequence MQPNSLKSKSIESLPVLTEPASLGSGSEVKVVNAVELDAPATRVDWGHTTPQARRLTEQKVDELRRVLEGHRGDRHLAVLQDFPDPDALSCAWAYKLIAQQFDIRCDIVYAGALSHQENIALVKLMGIPIQRWNIQTAKEKDLSVYQGCAFIDNQGTTTQLLPLLEHSAIPITVVIDHHTMQGELKSEFHDIRSQTRATATIFTQYLQGGLLKLDSSNGEHVKCATALMHGIRSDTNRLMQAQEEDFLAAAYLSRFYDSQLLNSVLQASRSRRVMDVIERSLRNRILQNNFSIAGVGYLRYDDRDAIPQAADFLVTEENVHTAVVYGIVHDEDEDLEIVIGSLRTSKLTLDPDEFIKEAFGQDTQGRFFGGGRSMAGGFEIPMGFLSGFNESQEYTRLKWEVFDAQIKQKLLRLVNPENGVIRTD from the coding sequence ATGCAACCCAATTCACTAAAGTCTAAATCGATTGAGAGTCTGCCTGTCTTGACGGAACCTGCATCGTTAGGTTCCGGCTCAGAGGTTAAAGTTGTCAATGCTGTGGAGCTTGATGCTCCAGCTACCCGGGTAGATTGGGGACATACGACACCCCAGGCACGCCGTCTTACAGAGCAGAAGGTGGATGAACTGCGGCGAGTTTTAGAGGGGCATCGGGGCGATCGCCATCTCGCCGTGCTGCAAGACTTCCCCGATCCAGATGCACTCTCCTGTGCCTGGGCATATAAGCTAATCGCCCAACAGTTTGATATTCGCTGCGACATCGTTTACGCGGGCGCGCTGAGCCACCAGGAAAATATTGCGTTGGTCAAGCTGATGGGCATCCCCATCCAGCGGTGGAATATCCAAACCGCAAAAGAAAAAGATTTGTCGGTCTATCAGGGCTGTGCCTTTATCGACAACCAGGGCACCACGACCCAACTCCTGCCTTTGTTGGAACACAGTGCCATCCCCATCACCGTTGTGATCGACCACCACACCATGCAGGGGGAACTGAAGTCCGAATTCCATGACATTCGCTCCCAAACCCGTGCTACCGCCACCATCTTTACCCAATACCTACAGGGCGGGCTGCTCAAACTAGACAGCAGCAACGGGGAGCATGTCAAGTGTGCAACGGCTCTGATGCATGGCATTCGCTCTGACACCAACCGTTTGATGCAGGCACAAGAGGAGGACTTTTTAGCGGCGGCTTACCTCAGTCGCTTCTATGACAGTCAGTTGCTCAACTCGGTGTTGCAAGCGTCGCGATCGCGCCGAGTCATGGATGTAATTGAGCGATCGCTGCGGAATCGGATCTTGCAAAACAACTTCTCGATCGCTGGCGTAGGCTACCTACGGTATGACGACCGGGACGCCATTCCCCAGGCGGCTGACTTCCTCGTGACAGAGGAAAACGTCCATACGGCTGTGGTCTATGGCATCGTTCACGATGAGGATGAAGACCTGGAAATCGTCATCGGTTCCCTCCGCACCAGTAAGCTGACACTCGACCCCGATGAATTTATCAAAGAGGCGTTTGGGCAAGACACGCAGGGACGTTTCTTTGGCGGTGGGCGATCGATGGCAGGCGGTTTCGAGATCCCCATGGGTTTTTTGTCTGGTTTTAACGAAAGTCAGGAGTATACCAGGTTAAAATGGGAAGTCTTTGACGCACAGATCAAGCAAAAACTATTGCGCTTGGTCAATCCTGAAAATGGTGTAATTCGCACCGACTGA
- a CDS encoding citrate synthase encodes MTVCEYKPGLEGIPATQSSISYVDGQKGILEYRGIRIEDLAKMSSFVEVSYLLIWGELPTETELADFKHEIQYHRRLKYRIRDMMKCFPESGHPMDALQACAAALGLFYSRRALDDPAYIRAAVVRLLAKIPTMVAAFQLMRKGNDPVQPRDDLDYSANFLYMLNEREPDPLAAHIFDVCLTLHAEHTINASTFSAMVTASTLTDPYAVIASAVGTLAGPLHGGANEEVITMLEEIGSVENVRPYLDRCLERKAKIMGFGHRVYKVKDPRATILQELAEKLFEKSGRDSYYDIAVELERAVEERLGHKGIYPNVDFYSGLVYRKLGIPTDLFTPVFAIARVAGWLAHWKEQLAENRIFRPTQIYTGTHNEPYVPIQERRSANDKAFMAELIAK; translated from the coding sequence ATGACGGTTTGCGAGTATAAGCCAGGGCTGGAAGGCATTCCCGCCACGCAATCCAGTATTAGCTATGTTGATGGTCAGAAAGGCATTCTGGAATATCGCGGCATCCGCATCGAAGACCTCGCCAAAATGAGTTCTTTTGTGGAAGTCTCCTACCTACTCATCTGGGGCGAACTGCCGACAGAAACAGAACTAGCCGACTTCAAGCATGAGATCCAATACCATCGGCGGCTGAAATATCGGATTCGCGACATGATGAAGTGTTTCCCTGAGAGTGGTCACCCGATGGATGCTCTCCAGGCATGTGCTGCTGCTCTAGGGTTGTTTTATTCTCGTCGGGCATTAGATGATCCTGCTTACATTCGAGCTGCTGTTGTGCGCCTCTTGGCTAAGATTCCTACGATGGTGGCTGCCTTTCAACTGATGCGGAAAGGAAACGATCCAGTCCAGCCGCGTGACGATCTCGACTACTCCGCTAATTTCCTCTACATGCTGAATGAGCGGGAACCTGATCCCCTGGCGGCTCACATTTTTGACGTTTGCTTAACGTTGCACGCCGAGCATACCATCAACGCTTCTACCTTTTCTGCGATGGTGACTGCCTCGACGCTGACTGACCCCTATGCGGTGATTGCGTCTGCTGTTGGGACGTTAGCCGGGCCTCTCCATGGTGGAGCCAACGAAGAAGTGATCACCATGTTGGAGGAAATCGGCTCGGTTGAAAATGTGCGCCCCTACCTCGATCGCTGCCTGGAGCGCAAAGCCAAAATTATGGGGTTTGGGCATCGGGTCTACAAGGTCAAAGACCCCCGCGCCACGATCCTGCAAGAATTGGCAGAAAAGCTGTTTGAAAAGAGTGGACGAGATAGTTATTACGATATTGCGGTTGAGCTAGAACGAGCCGTCGAAGAAAGGCTGGGACACAAAGGAATTTACCCCAACGTAGATTTCTATTCGGGCCTGGTTTACCGTAAATTGGGCATTCCTACCGATTTGTTTACTCCTGTGTTTGCGATCGCCCGCGTTGCAGGCTGGCTTGCCCACTGGAAAGAGCAACTGGCAGAAAACCGGATCTTCCGCCCAACCCAGATCTACACAGGCACCCACAACGAACCCTACGTTCCTATTCAAGAACGCCGTTCCGCTAACGACAAAGCGTTTATGGCGGAGTTGATAGCCAAGTAA
- a CDS encoding GNAT family N-acetyltransferase has protein sequence MNIRVAQQDDIETLFEIRTGVSENHQSREEIAELGITPESVARMLETDCCAWIAENGDTPMGFAIANATEKTIFGLFVLPGFEGQGTGRALMQAAEDWLWSKGIEEIWLVTGNDPSLRAYGFYLHLGWTTAGVEVDGAFRGEMKFIKKRPYSRSHI, from the coding sequence ATGAACATCCGAGTGGCTCAACAAGACGATATCGAGACGCTGTTTGAGATTAGAACAGGCGTTAGCGAGAATCACCAATCCCGCGAAGAGATTGCTGAATTGGGCATTACTCCAGAATCAGTTGCCAGAATGCTAGAAACCGATTGTTGCGCGTGGATTGCTGAAAATGGCGACACTCCTATGGGCTTTGCGATCGCCAACGCCACCGAAAAAACAATATTCGGTCTATTTGTCCTTCCTGGGTTTGAGGGGCAAGGGACGGGACGTGCCTTGATGCAAGCGGCGGAAGATTGGTTGTGGTCAAAGGGCATTGAGGAGATTTGGCTGGTGACAGGCAACGACCCCAGTTTGAGAGCCTACGGCTTCTATCTTCACCTCGGTTGGACGACGGCAGGGGTTGAAGTGGACGGAGCCTTCCGGGGAGAGATGAAATTTATCAAAAAACGCCCTTATAGTCGCAGCCACATTTGA
- a CDS encoding MerR family transcriptional regulator, with product MLRIGYFSRISQVAVQTLRYYDKLGLLRPVHVDHFTSYRYYSIEQLPRLNRILALKDLGLSLNQIARILEEDVSANEIRGMLRFRHAQLADQMQEMQAQLARVEERLRSIEQEGKMPKYDVVLKTVEPVLVAGRRIIISENLNYPIGLPEAFQEVYAYTKEHRTDPTGCGIAIWYTPVDTTTNEDVEAAVLLKEPMLESERIKVHQLPQVEVASVVHQGRMKDFMQGYQAVLSWIEGNGYEITGPFREVYHKFVGDRMDDVMIEIQFPVAKVDL from the coding sequence ATGCTACGGATCGGATACTTCTCACGGATCAGCCAAGTAGCAGTCCAAACGTTACGATACTACGACAAGCTGGGTTTGCTGCGCCCTGTCCATGTTGACCACTTTACCAGCTATCGCTATTACTCGATTGAGCAATTGCCACGCCTCAATCGCATTTTGGCGCTTAAGGATTTAGGCTTGTCCCTTAATCAAATCGCACGAATATTAGAGGAAGATGTGAGTGCCAACGAAATTCGTGGCATGTTGAGATTTCGGCACGCGCAACTTGCCGATCAGATGCAGGAAATGCAAGCGCAGTTAGCACGAGTAGAAGAGCGACTCAGATCAATTGAGCAGGAGGGAAAAATGCCAAAGTATGATGTTGTGCTTAAGACAGTCGAACCTGTGCTTGTCGCCGGACGACGCATCATTATCAGTGAAAACTTAAATTATCCGATTGGATTACCAGAAGCATTTCAAGAAGTGTATGCCTACACCAAAGAGCATCGCACTGACCCGACAGGCTGCGGAATAGCGATCTGGTACACCCCAGTTGATACAACTACAAATGAAGATGTGGAAGCAGCAGTGCTACTCAAAGAGCCAATGCTGGAAAGTGAGCGGATCAAAGTACACCAACTGCCTCAAGTTGAAGTTGCCTCAGTTGTCCATCAAGGTCGCATGAAGGATTTTATGCAAGGTTATCAAGCTGTACTCAGTTGGATTGAAGGGAATGGTTACGAGATAACGGGTCCCTTTCGGGAGGTCTACCACAAGTTCGTTGGAGATCGAATGGACGATGTAATGATTGAGATTCAGTTTCCGGTGGCTAAGGTAGATTTGTAG
- a CDS encoding S41 family peptidase, whose amino-acid sequence MQPLNLIRHVHLVAIALVSALVLLFWGGSAHTLSTIGQSHPDTFEQVWQTVNDNFFDPNFNGISWQDIHEKYRPQASQTRSKAELTEVINQMLAELRTSHTHFYTSDEPEYYQILGIFLPRNPELQQQLENRLPNGKPQYSGIGIFTKQQNGGTFISAVLDGSPASEAGLLVGDRLLGIEGQPFHPIQSFAGKANQPVKLLAQRSPTSSSQHEVTVVPNMLDGTTMFLDAMKASVQVVEQAGRKIGYIHLWSYAGEQFQKQLEAELFYGRLKDVDSFVLDLREGWGGASASYLNLYTSRNIRLTGTARNRTPSTSSSAWSKPVVMLVNENSRSGKEILAYGFRKYGIGPVVGARTAGAVVQGNLFAMNDGSVLYLAIADVHLDENQRIEGVGVKPDIEVPFSLDYAQGSDPQKERAIAVALEAVNRQ is encoded by the coding sequence ATGCAGCCCTTGAATCTGATCCGCCACGTCCACCTCGTTGCGATCGCGTTAGTGAGTGCTTTAGTTCTACTTTTTTGGGGTGGGAGCGCTCACACTCTATCCACCATAGGACAATCTCATCCTGATACCTTTGAGCAAGTTTGGCAAACTGTCAATGACAACTTTTTTGATCCAAACTTTAACGGCATAAGCTGGCAGGACATCCATGAGAAGTATAGACCTCAAGCAAGCCAAACCCGATCGAAAGCTGAGTTGACAGAGGTCATTAATCAGATGCTTGCCGAATTGCGAACTTCACATACTCATTTCTATACTTCGGATGAACCGGAGTATTATCAAATCCTGGGTATTTTTCTACCGAGAAATCCTGAGTTACAACAGCAACTTGAAAATAGGTTGCCTAATGGAAAACCTCAATACAGCGGCATTGGTATTTTCACCAAACAGCAGAATGGAGGTACCTTCATTAGTGCAGTTCTCGATGGCAGTCCCGCATCGGAGGCAGGACTGTTGGTAGGCGATCGTTTGCTGGGCATTGAAGGTCAACCCTTTCACCCAATTCAGTCATTTGCTGGCAAAGCGAATCAGCCTGTTAAACTGCTGGCTCAACGATCTCCAACTTCAAGCAGTCAACATGAAGTTACGGTCGTGCCTAACATGCTTGATGGCACGACAATGTTTTTGGATGCGATGAAAGCAAGCGTTCAGGTTGTTGAGCAAGCAGGGCGAAAAATTGGCTATATCCATCTCTGGTCTTATGCAGGTGAACAGTTTCAGAAACAACTTGAAGCCGAACTATTCTACGGTCGTTTGAAAGATGTAGATAGCTTTGTTCTCGATTTGAGGGAAGGGTGGGGCGGGGCTTCTGCGTCCTATCTCAATCTGTACACGTCTCGGAATATCAGACTCACTGGAACTGCCCGAAACCGGACACCATCCACCTCTAGTTCCGCTTGGAGTAAACCTGTGGTGATGCTAGTCAATGAAAATAGTCGAAGTGGTAAAGAAATTCTTGCCTATGGATTTCGCAAATATGGGATTGGTCCTGTTGTCGGTGCTAGGACGGCGGGTGCAGTTGTTCAAGGAAACTTGTTTGCCATGAATGATGGCAGTGTCTTATATTTGGCAATCGCGGATGTGCATCTAGATGAAAATCAACGAATAGAGGGAGTTGGAGTGAAGCCAGACATTGAAGTTCCATTCTCACTGGACTATGCTCAAGGCTCAGATCCTCAAAAGGAACGGGCGATCGCGGTTGCTCTAGAAGCTGTGAATCGGCAGTAA
- the sixA gene encoding phosphohistidine phosphatase SixA — MAELYIIRHGLAGEHGSYPNDDERPLTEEGHRRTHKIAKRLRELDLQFDLILTSPLTRARQTAEILQSRGLSDRLEASADLAPGGDFDHWLTWLDQWQHTEKNQLAIVGHEPNLSEWAERLVWGEPKHQLVLKKAGVIGLTLPETGSPVGRSCLFWLTPPKFLL, encoded by the coding sequence ATGGCTGAACTTTACATCATTCGTCATGGGCTGGCTGGTGAGCATGGCAGCTATCCCAATGACGACGAACGCCCCCTGACCGAAGAAGGACACCGCAGAACCCATAAGATCGCAAAGCGATTGCGGGAGCTAGACTTGCAGTTTGACCTGATCTTGACTAGCCCACTCACCCGTGCCCGCCAGACGGCTGAGATTTTGCAGAGTCGGGGGCTAAGCGATCGCCTGGAGGCATCAGCCGACCTCGCCCCTGGTGGAGACTTTGACCACTGGTTGACCTGGCTCGACCAGTGGCAGCACACCGAGAAAAATCAGTTGGCGATCGTTGGTCACGAACCTAACCTGAGTGAGTGGGCAGAGAGACTCGTTTGGGGAGAACCCAAGCATCAGCTTGTCCTCAAAAAGGCAGGCGTGATCGGCTTAACTCTTCCGGAAACAGGCTCCCCCGTTGGGCGCAGTTGCCTTTTCTGGCTCACCCCTCCTAAATTTTTGCTGTAG
- a CDS encoding HNH endonuclease, with translation MGKVLVLNASYEPLNITSWRRAVVLLIKGKAEQVEHNGKLVYGKLPLPSVIRLRHYVRVPYKEIPLTRRNILHRDGHSCQYCGYSGDDLTLDHVIPRSRGGGDSWENIVTACVRCNVKKGSRTPKEANMLLRHPPHRPHSGLYFEVTKHIKSGVHQEWQKYVIGI, from the coding sequence ATGGGCAAGGTTCTGGTGTTAAACGCCTCCTACGAACCGCTCAATATCACGAGTTGGCGAAGAGCGGTCGTGTTGCTGATCAAAGGGAAGGCAGAACAGGTTGAGCACAATGGTAAGCTCGTCTATGGCAAACTGCCTCTGCCCTCGGTGATTCGTCTGCGTCATTATGTCCGGGTGCCCTACAAAGAAATTCCCCTCACTCGTCGTAATATCCTTCATCGGGATGGTCATTCTTGTCAGTACTGTGGCTACTCTGGAGATGACTTGACGCTCGATCACGTTATTCCGCGATCGCGTGGGGGAGGCGATTCCTGGGAAAACATCGTCACGGCGTGTGTCCGTTGTAATGTCAAAAAGGGTAGCCGCACCCCTAAAGAGGCAAATATGCTCTTACGTCATCCACCTCATCGCCCTCACAGCGGGTTGTACTTTGAGGTCACGAAACACATCAAAAGTGGTGTCCATCAGGAATGGCAGAAATACGTCATTGGCATCTGA
- the glgA gene encoding glycogen synthase GlgA: MYIVQIASECAPVIKAGGLGDVVYGLSRELETRGNTVEIILPKYDCMRYDHIWGLHDAYRELWVPWYGGAIHCSVYCGWVHGRLCFFIEPHSPDNYFNRGCYYGCDDDNMRFAFFSKAALEFLQKSNKRPDVIHCHDWQTGLVPVMLFENYKYDMGLQRVCYTIHNFKHQGIGGPQTLWATGLNREAYFFDYSRLRDNFNPFALNYMKGGIVYSNYVTTVSPHHAWEAQHTDIGYGLGHTLHLHQDKFRGVLNGIDYDIWNPEVDRYIPHTFTKDDLEGKAKNKKALRDRLLLQDVDKPIICFIGRLDEQKGVHLVHHAIYHALKKNAQFVLLGSATEAGINAHFQHEKAFLNDNPDVHLELGFNEELSHLIYAGADMIVVPSNYEPCGLTQMIGLKYGTVPIVRGVGGLVNTVFDRDYDQDHLPEQRNGYVFYDTDYGAIESAMDRAIALWYNEPEEFQKLVVQGMNYDYSWNYPGKEYLEIYDMIRYYK, translated from the coding sequence ATGTACATTGTGCAGATTGCCTCCGAATGCGCTCCTGTCATTAAAGCTGGTGGTTTGGGGGATGTCGTTTACGGGTTGAGCCGAGAGCTAGAAACTCGTGGGAATACCGTCGAGATCATCCTGCCTAAATATGACTGTATGCGGTATGACCACATTTGGGGTCTGCACGATGCTTATCGCGAGTTGTGGGTGCCTTGGTATGGTGGGGCAATTCACTGCTCGGTTTACTGTGGCTGGGTGCATGGGAGGTTGTGTTTCTTTATTGAACCCCATTCCCCCGATAACTATTTCAATCGTGGTTGTTATTATGGCTGCGACGACGACAATATGCGGTTTGCGTTCTTCAGCAAAGCGGCTCTGGAGTTTTTGCAGAAGAGTAACAAGCGTCCGGATGTCATCCATTGCCACGATTGGCAGACGGGATTGGTGCCCGTCATGTTGTTTGAGAACTACAAATATGACATGGGGTTACAGCGCGTTTGTTACACCATTCATAACTTCAAACATCAGGGCATTGGTGGACCCCAAACCCTGTGGGCAACCGGATTAAATCGCGAAGCTTATTTCTTTGATTACAGTCGTTTGCGTGATAACTTTAACCCTTTTGCGTTGAACTACATGAAAGGGGGAATTGTTTATTCTAACTACGTCACCACGGTGTCTCCGCACCATGCCTGGGAAGCTCAACATACTGATATTGGCTACGGTTTGGGACATACCTTGCATTTGCATCAAGATAAGTTTCGAGGGGTGTTAAACGGCATTGATTACGATATCTGGAATCCCGAAGTCGATCGCTACATTCCTCACACATTTACTAAAGATGATTTAGAGGGTAAAGCCAAGAATAAAAAGGCATTGCGCGATCGCCTCTTACTTCAGGATGTAGACAAACCGATTATTTGTTTCATTGGTCGTTTAGATGAGCAAAAAGGGGTTCATCTGGTACATCACGCGATCTACCACGCCTTGAAGAAAAACGCCCAATTTGTATTACTCGGTTCTGCCACTGAAGCGGGAATTAATGCCCACTTCCAACACGAAAAAGCTTTCCTCAATGACAACCCCGATGTGCATTTAGAATTGGGCTTCAATGAGGAGTTATCGCACCTGATTTATGCGGGGGCAGACATGATTGTAGTGCCCAGTAATTATGAGCCTTGCGGACTGACCCAGATGATCGGGCTGAAGTATGGAACGGTGCCGATCGTTCGGGGTGTGGGCGGTCTGGTGAATACGGTGTTCGATCGCGACTATGACCAGGACCATTTGCCCGAACAACGCAACGGCTATGTGTTTTATGACACTGATTACGGGGCGATCGAATCGGCCATGGATCGGGCGATCGCACTGTGGTACAACGAACCGGAGGAGTTTCAAAAACTCGTTGTTCAAGGCATGAATTACGATTATTCCTGGAATTATCCTGGTAAGGAATACCTGGAGATTTATGACATGATCCGCTATTACAAATAG